ATCAGGTTCGTCCTGATCGTTGAGATTCGGAGAAGATGTCAACCTCATGCGCCGTGCCATGGTCCTTCTGGGTGGCGTCGCCCTCGCCGTCGGCGCGTTCGCCCTCTTCTACCGGGGCCCGGGACAACCGTTCATCCGCGGTTACGTGAGCGACGTCGGCGCCACCATGCTGGTCTACGCGTTCTTGGGGCTGCTGTGGCGCACCACCGCCGCACCCCGCACCCTGGCCACGGCCGCGATCGCCGCCGCCGTCGAGTTTTACCAAATAGTCGGCATGACCCCGCCGGGCATCGGCGGTGTCCTGGTCGGCGCGTTCCCCGACCCATGGGACCTGGTCGCCTATGCCATCGGTGTGGTCGCGGCCCTGGCCTGGGAACGCCGATTGGTCCGATCCGGTGATCAGACCGGCTGACTCTCGGACTCCACCCCACCGGCACGCTGACGGTACGGATGCCCCACAGCGGCGAGGTCATCGTGTTCGTCCTGCGCGGCGGCCAGCCGTTGCAAAGCAGGACGGGGTCCGGCCAGCGGCGCCACTGATCGGCCTTCGGTACTGGTGGGGCTCGCGTATTCAACTGTCGCCGGTTCTCGGAGGAAGCCAGGGCGATGCTGACTGTATGTAGCTGAAGCAGCTCGGTGACCCATTGCCTTGCCCAGGCCACCGTGGGTGGTGCCGCCGAGTGTGCTCGGCGGCGTAGTCGACGACCGTTCCGGACAACGAGTCGGGCCCGGTGCACGCGTGCAACCGGCTACACCGCTGAGGAGGAAACCCCCGTCGCCCCTGGTCAAAACGCGTTGGCGAGGGATTCACCCGGTGGCAGGATGGCTCGGTGAACATGGCACAGAACCAGAGAGCCCCTGTCGTGCGTCCCATCACCGACGCCGACATTCCCACCGCGGTCGATACCCTCGCCCGCGCCTTCGCCGACTACCCCTACACGCGGCACGTGATCGCAGCGGACGATCACGAGGAGCGGATCCGGCGGTCCCAGGAGCTGTGCCTGACCCGCATCGGCATGGTGTACGGCCGAGTCTGGGTCGCCGACGAAGGCCGCGCCGTGGCTGTCTGGGCCATTCCCGGCCAGGATCCCTCGCCCGCCTTCGCCGAACTCGGGCCGCTCCTCGGCGAACTCAGCGGCGACCGCGCCGCCGCGTCCGCGGCCGCGGACGCGGCCATTGCCCCGTACCGGCCCCAGGAGCCGGGATGGTTCCTGGAAACCGTGGGAACCGCCCCCGAGGCCCAGGGGCAGGGACTCGGCAGTGCGGTGCTGATTCCCGGCATCCAGGAGGCCGAGCGCGCTGGGTGTCCGGCGTTCCTGGAGACCTCCAGCGAGGCGAACGTGCGGTTCTACGAGCGCCTCGGCTTCAAGGTTGCAGCCGATGTCCAGCTCCCCGACAACGGCCCCCGGACGTGGTGCATGCGCAGGGACCCGCGCTGAGAGCCTGACATCTCACCCCCGATGGGGAGCCGTGCTCAGACCACCCCGTCGTCCTCGTCCAACTCCGGCGCATCCGGGCGCCGGCGCCCACCGCGGCGAGCGACGAAAGCCCTGGCGCGGAGTGTCGGGCAAGGACAGTCCAGGCAGACCAACCCTGCACACCTCCCGATCCGAATGTCCAGGCATGGTTGACGATCCCGTGCCATTAGCGTGCCATTAAGGGCGGTCAACCGCGGTCAGTCACGGTCACTCGCGGGCTGTCCGCCGTCCACATCGAGGCCGTTGTGCCTGAAGATCAGGCCATTTTGCAAGCAGGATGTCAGGAGTTCGAATCTCCTAGGGTCCACCTCCTCATACGCCCCGCCACCGATCATGGTGCAAGGCGTTCGTGTCATTAGCCTGCGTCGTTCTGCTTCTTGGCGCTTGTTCCTCGCCTTCTTCTGTTCGGCCTTCACTCGCGTGTTGAGCGCGTCGGCGATCTTCTGGTCGGCGTCGCGGGTCGCGTGCTGGTAGATCGGGAGCGACAAGGAGCGCCAAGAAGTTCGCCGGCCTCAGCGGTCGAGCCGGTAGAGGCGGAAGAAGTCGTTCTCGACGGGCAGCACGGTGCACCGTCCGAAGCCCGCCTCCGAGGCGAACCCACTGACAGCGCCGGCCCGTAGCACGGTGCCGACGGCCGCCGAGGGCTTCTCGACGAGTTGGGTGGGCAGGCAGTGCGTGACGCTCCAGCCGTACATCATCCGCTCCACCTCGTCCCCTGGCGCGGTGAAGCGTTCGGCCACCCGCTCGTCGGCGACGAGGACCGCGCCGTCCTCGGCCAGGGCGTCGCGTATCGCCCGTAGCGTCTCCACCGGCCTGGACAGATCGTGCAATACCTCCATGAGGAGCACGAGGTCGTACGGTCCTGTGTCGCGCAGGGACGTCGCGTCGGCGCACACCAGCCGGACACGGTTACCGAGACCGGCCTGCTCGGCGTGGGCGCGCGCGTCGGCGATCGAGGAGTCGTCCGCGTCCAGGCCGTCCACCACCGCGTTGGGGAAGGCACGAGCGACCGCGATGGCCGACCAGCCCTGCCCGCAGCCGACGTCGGCGATGCGCGGGTGAGGCGCCGCCTCCAGCCGGGCAAGGACGTCGGGCATGGCGGCGATCCAGCTGCCCGCCAGCTCGTGGGTGAAGGCGGGCCGGTTGATGTGCCCCTGGCCGTGGCGGAAGGCCCTCCCGTACTCCTCGTACGGGACGCCTGCGCCGGTGCGGTAGGCCTGCGCGACCTGGGAGATGACGCCACCGATCCCGGCGAGCATGTGCGCGAACGGCGCGGCGTGCGCGGGATCGTCGGCGTCGACCAGCACCCGGGCGTGCGCGGGGTCGAGGCGGTAGCGGCGCTCCTCGCCTGGGACGTCCGGATCGGTCTCCACCAGTCCGGCGACGGCCTGCTGCTCCAGCCACTCGGCGGCGTAGCGGGGCGCTATACCGGCCCGCTCGCTCAACTGCGCCGCCGTCAACGGGCCATGCTCCTGGAGGGCACGATAGAGGCCGAGTTCGCCGCCCAGGTAGACAGAGAACAGCTCGAGGGCGCCCAGGGTGCTCTCGAACAGGCGCTCGGCGAGCCGGTCGGTGCGGTCGGCATCGGTGTCGGTGGCGGTGTTCAAGGCGTTCATGATGACTCTTTCCGGGTGAAGAACCTGGCCGTCGCCAGGGTCTCCCCGCGGGTGCCGTGGCGGTATGGGAAAGGACGCGTATCCCGGTACGCGTCCGGGGCCGAGCCTGACCGGGCCTCTTCGGGCGTCCGGCGCGTAAGGCCACTACAACCTACGGTAACGGGGAGCGCGGCGGATCGACACCCTTCTACCTGGGCGAATGCCCGGAGGACAGGCTCCACCGCCGGTCGAGGGCCCGTCGAGGATCAAGACTCGCCCGTCGCCACGCCAGTGGTCGAGGCGAAGCCGCGAGTGTCCGTCGAGGACGATCTCAACCACCTCGAGCCCACACCACCACGACATAAAACGCCGCAGCTGCTACGGCACGGACAACGCGGGGGCGAGCGTGGCGTAGCGGAGGCGCGCGGCGTCCTGGCTCGGTGGCGCGCCGAACTGGCGGCGGTACTCGCGGCTGAACTGTGACGGGCTGTCGTACCCCACCCGGTGGCCGACCCCGGTGACGAGCGGCGCGATCCCTCACGCAGCTAACCAGCAGCGCCAGCTCAGAGGTAGTTCCCCGCCCCGGCTGCCCGATTCTTCGGCGGCACCCGGAACCCGTCAAGGGCGCCTACGGCGTCGCTACGCGATGGCGCACGCACCACCCTTGACAGAACCATGGGCGCGAGTCGCCGATCCTTGGCAACTATCGGGAGCGGGGAGAGGAATGGGCGAGGCGATCGTGAACCAAGCGCTGTCGTTCCACCGAAAGACCGCGAGCAGTCATAGCCCTGTCCAGAAGATCAGCATCGAACCCCTGCGCCGCCATGTGGTCGAGGAGAGGTTCGTATCGATCGGACCGATCACGCAAGAGCTCTGTGGCCAACCGTAGTTCCAGGCGAACCACAGGAACACGATACGAGCCACACGTGATCAAGACGAAGTGCTGCCACGGGCCACGGCCAACGCACTCCATCCCATCGGAGTCGGTCTCCTGCTCAACCGTGCTGATCTCTAAATGGACCCCGTTCACCTCGTACCTAGCGAAATACTGCGAACTCTCGGGGAGCCAAGATGGCGCATACAGACAGGGAAAGGACGAGAGAGCGGCAGCGACCGTGTCCACGTCCTCCCGTCGAGCCACCAAGAGGTCAACGTCTCCGACAGGAAGATGAACACCTTGCAGCAGAGCGGCACTTGTGCCACCCACGCGGTACATCGGGTCGGACCCGACAGCCCTCAGGGCGGTGAGAGTCGTCTCTAACGCCGACGTTACGTCCTCCAGCCGCAGAGATGCCTCACCGTCTCCCATGACGATCAGCGTACCGATCACGAGCCTCCAAGGTCACGACTCTGGTTGTCGGGTCATTCGCGGGCGTGATCATCCACGAAGCGCGATGTGCCGATCAAATGCATCGCAGCAGACATCGAAGCCGCTGTGCCGAGGGCACTCGACCTCACCGGCTCGCGGGCAGTAGTAGACGTCCGGACAGCCGCAGTCAAAGAATTCGGGCAAGGGGATGGTGCTCAAGCGTTTTGATCTTCGATGGTCCAGGACGTGCCGCCGCGTGTTGCCCGAAGGAAACCGCCCTTGGCGCCGAGGAAGACGAACGCATCCGCTCCAGGCCCGACGTAGGTAGCCAGATGCTCCACTGGGGCAGGGTGATCGCTGCCGGGATGGAAGCCGTACGGCGGCCCGCCCCGCTGCATGCCGACGCCGTCGAGTTCAAGGCGGCGGCTGCGCGAGCCGCACGGGCAGGAGGTCACAGTCGGCCAGACTGACTACCCACAGTCAGCAACTAGGGACAGGAAAACAACACTCGTGTCAGAAGTATGAGGTGAAGCTGGCCACCCTGTTATCACCCAGCGCCGAGGAGAACAGATAATCAGACCCCTCAATGATGTGCCTGTGGAGAAGAGCGCTCAGCGTTAGTTCTGTGACGTCCCAATCGAGGCCGCCGGCCCAGTTGATGACAACCGTCCATTTGTCTGGGTCCTCGGAGTCGGTGGAAGCCCAATAACCGACGTCGCCGTTGTCGGTCTGGAAACAAGGGAAGAGGGTGCCAGGGTCGATCCACTCCTCTTCGTTCCACTCTTCCTCGTCCCGGTAGATCTCGGTCAACTCCTCGAGAACATCCCGAAGATCCTTCTCTGCGCTGACAAGGCTTCCGCCACGGGATCCGAGCGGGTGGAGCAGCCAGAAGAAGTCCGAGAACTTGCCCGGTGGAATCGCGTCGCAAAGGCGCATGTAGTCACTCGGCAGCCGGTGGCCAAGTGCCTGCTCGACCACCTTCCAGTCCAAGCTCCAGAACACAGGACTGAAGCCGCAGAAATCAATGACCTCCTGAACGTACTCTCCCGGGTTGGGCACTATGACCTCCTGAAGTTCGACGCCTTTGGCATGCCAAGAATGGCAGGTCAGAGCATGCCTCCAGCGGGGAACTCGTCTCCGGGATGATCGCGCCGACCAGGCTGGTAGTCAGTGAGCTGAGGTGGGCCCCGATCTTCCCGCCCGCCACCTCCCAGGCAGAGCCCAGCACATCAGGCACAGAGAACCAAGGCGGTTCGTCCAGTGGGCGCTCTGCCTTGGTTCTCTGGTCTTGATCCGCTGCATTGCGTGTGGGACGAGGCAGACGGGAAGATCGTGTGCGGAGGAGCGTGTGTGCCCGCACGACCATGGCTCACGATGGGCGGGCCGTTGCAGCACGATTCTGCTTTATCGGTCGCCTGAGGAGTGCTGATGAGACAACACGTGCGCATTCCGCTGCCAGACGGCAGCTCGCTGGCGGCGACGGTGGCACTGCCGGAGGGGACTGCACCCGTGGCCGGATGGCCAGGGGTGGTGGTGGTACACGAAATCTACGGCGTCGAAC
This window of the Nonomuraea africana genome carries:
- a CDS encoding DUF2809 domain-containing protein; translated protein: MRRAMVLLGGVALAVGAFALFYRGPGQPFIRGYVSDVGATMLVYAFLGLLWRTTAAPRTLATAAIAAAVEFYQIVGMTPPGIGGVLVGAFPDPWDLVAYAIGVVAALAWERRLVRSGDQTG
- a CDS encoding GNAT family N-acetyltransferase, with product MAQNQRAPVVRPITDADIPTAVDTLARAFADYPYTRHVIAADDHEERIRRSQELCLTRIGMVYGRVWVADEGRAVAVWAIPGQDPSPAFAELGPLLGELSGDRAAASAAADAAIAPYRPQEPGWFLETVGTAPEAQGQGLGSAVLIPGIQEAERAGCPAFLETSSEANVRFYERLGFKVAADVQLPDNGPRTWCMRRDPR
- a CDS encoding methyltransferase domain-containing protein → MNALNTATDTDADRTDRLAERLFESTLGALELFSVYLGGELGLYRALQEHGPLTAAQLSERAGIAPRYAAEWLEQQAVAGLVETDPDVPGEERRYRLDPAHARVLVDADDPAHAAPFAHMLAGIGGVISQVAQAYRTGAGVPYEEYGRAFRHGQGHINRPAFTHELAGSWIAAMPDVLARLEAAPHPRIADVGCGQGWSAIAVARAFPNAVVDGLDADDSSIADARAHAEQAGLGNRVRLVCADATSLRDTGPYDLVLLMEVLHDLSRPVETLRAIRDALAEDGAVLVADERVAERFTAPGDEVERMMYGWSVTHCLPTQLVEKPSAAVGTVLRAGAVSGFASEAGFGRCTVLPVENDFFRLYRLDR